A window of Quercus robur chromosome 12, dhQueRobu3.1, whole genome shotgun sequence genomic DNA:
TAACCTATTCAGCCAATTAATTATGCAGGAAATGTTGGCGTGAAAACAGAAATCTGAGGGAACATAATTAACGAAAGAGTTAAATACCCGTCCTTAAGAACCTTAACAGTAGTGTAAAGTAGTGGGAAAGAGCTTTCAACCACAAGAAACTAATAAAAGCAGGTTAAGGAGAAAATAAAGATTGAACCAAGAAGAGTGGAAAATAAAGTCTCACCAAGTTTGGAGTATGTATTATCTTTgatatcataaaatttttagaagaaaGATCAGTACATCCAGAAACACAGTAATAGAACacataaaaagaaggaaaacggggaaataccaaagaagaaagagagaaaaaggcaacaacaaaaaaaatggtgaaggaTGGAGATAGATTAAGGAGGAAGAAGCCACTAGGTTCAATTTTCCAAGCAGTCCAATCAAAACAGCAAAACAATTTGGATAAAAAACCAGCAATGTGAATGAAAGAAACCCTCCATCCAAATCAAGCCACACATAGAACAAACAATTATTAGGGAATTTTAGGGAATCTACTTACAGGATGGAATATCGTCTAATCATCTCAATGGTAGATGGATCTTTTGCTTGGCAACTGAAAAAACCATCGTGATATAAGCTCACTTTGGAAATGCCAGATTGGTACCAGCAGTCATACGTTCTATTCACCTAAAAGCAAGTTCACAAGTGTATAATTATCAACTAATccaagagaaataaaaaaagaaaataaagacgGCTTAAACGTAGATACACAAAGCTTTGCAACCCCCTACCTTAAATTTATCTTTGGTCAACCATGCAGCACCAAAGTTAGGCCTGCAATTAAGAGGAAGGGCTTCATTTGGAGCTTCAGCAAACGCAAGCTGCGTCTGTCCTGAAGAATGATCTTTGTACTCCACCTAAAATTGTTACAAAGAAATTTTGATACTGAGCAACGTAGCTAcctacatacataaatatacgAATTCATACATATATTCAAATGCatgtacatatatattataCGCACcaccaatgagctctagctcaaacaAGAAGTCCTCCACTTGATAGAACAAAGTAAAgggtatgtatgtatgtatgtataattgATAGCTCAAACACTAAACTAAAGCAGCACTTGTTTTTCAAAGGAAGTggtttttatttcaaaacaaacaataaacacCAGTATAGGAATAGGACAATGGAACATCTCAGTGAGACGAGTTAGTACtgataattaataaaaacaacatagacagatagatagatagataccTTAAAAACTGAAGCCCAATAGTAATCATAGCGGCAGCGAAACTTATTGGTATGAAATGGGTAAAACACATTCTTGGCTTTATAATTTAACAGTCCAAGTTCACACACCTGAGACGACCTAAGATCCACACCTTCAATATATTCAATATATTCATATTGCTTAGAATAAATTTCCAAAtcatataacccaaaaaaaatagataataataataaaaaatactcaCTGCTGGATACAATCTTGCACTGGGAGGGCAAGGAAATTGTACTATCACTATcagttgaagatgaagatgaagataaaGCAACGTAAAACCAAAGGGCAAAGAAAATAAGGATGAAAGGAAAGACAAGGCCCAGAGTGCATCGCAGCACCGCAGAGGCTACTCCCCTCCTTTTCGTCCTTCcgacctccacctccacctccgcCTCCTGCGAATCCATCAACACTTTACTTCTCCGCTAAAGCAAATTCAA
This region includes:
- the LOC126709229 gene encoding uncharacterized protein LOC126709229 isoform X1 is translated as MDSQEAEVEVEVGRTKRRGVASAVLRCTLGLVFPFILIFFALWFYVALSSSSSSTDSDSTISLPSQCKIVSSSVDLRSSQVCELGLLNYKAKNVFYPFHTNKFRCRYDYYWASVFKVEYKDHSSGQTQLAFAEAPNEALPLNCRPNFGAAWLTKDKFKVNRTYDCWYQSGISKVSLYHDGFFSCQAKDPSTIEMIRRYSILSIKILQSSFSIRGGAKYWRWEMIAGVVAGFSTSLITISFIRLIHQMKLWLPHIWSPRVLSQAVNSVHLKRAGFLVIYFSFVIWLAMQYGKRLGILEIFTALNS
- the LOC126709229 gene encoding uncharacterized protein LOC126709229 isoform X2 — protein: MDSQEAEVEVEVGRTKRRGVASAVLRCTLGLVFPFILIFFALWFYVALSSSSSSTDSDSTISLPSQCKIVSSSVDLRSSQVCELGLLNYKAKNVFYPFHTNKFRCRYDYYWASVFKVEYKDHSSGQTQLAFAEAPNEALPLNCRPNFGAAWLTKDKFKVNRTYDCWYQSGISKVSLYHDGFFSCQAKDPSTIEMIRRYSILYDKINILKNWCP